In Georgenia soli, a genomic segment contains:
- a CDS encoding L-lactate permease — translation MDNLAVLALLALLPILVVGTLLLWLRWPAKYAMPVGLAVVVVIALTVWKMSWTTIGASVVQGLLIAIGLLWIVFGALLLLETITKSGALQSIRAGFTTISADRRVQVVIVAWLFGSFIEGAAGFGTPAAVVAPLMLALGFPAMAAVMAGLIIQSTPVSFGAVGTPMITGVGTGLAGTDGAFVPNVQARADELGLDHAGFVAHTATQVATIHAIVGILVPLFLVCLMTGFFGEKRSFRAGLAVAPFTVYAALAMIVPYVTVAYVLGPEFPSMIGGFLGLVLVMYTSSKGFLMPKDVWDFPPRERWSDRWMGSVNPDAEAATLTKKMPIALAWSPYVIVAALLLLTRNVPTVKAFLTGPAVIKVNDIFGSGISQNMDLIYSPGAIFLLACLVTYVLHRMTGKQIAASWKVASGQLAGAAVALLCALPLVRIFINSGGDYNGAGYDSMPITLAEAAANVTGENWPILAPFIGALGAFVAGSNTVSNMMFALFQFSTGEGIGASSPETVVAIQAVGGAAGNMVAVHNVVAAAATVGLLGREGDLIRKTIIPMTYYCLAAGSIGYMWIFGIGLNAGLIVFLAVLVALAVTAWKIATKTDAPNPELQLVKA, via the coding sequence ATGGACAACCTCGCAGTACTCGCTCTGCTCGCCCTCCTGCCGATCCTCGTGGTCGGCACTCTCCTGCTCTGGCTGAGATGGCCGGCCAAGTACGCGATGCCCGTCGGCCTCGCGGTCGTGGTCGTCATCGCCCTGACCGTCTGGAAGATGAGCTGGACGACGATCGGCGCCTCCGTCGTCCAGGGGCTTCTCATCGCGATCGGCCTGCTCTGGATCGTGTTCGGCGCCCTCCTGCTGCTCGAGACGATCACCAAGAGCGGCGCGCTGCAGTCGATCCGCGCCGGCTTCACCACGATCAGCGCCGACCGCCGCGTCCAGGTCGTCATCGTCGCCTGGCTCTTCGGCTCCTTCATCGAGGGCGCCGCCGGGTTCGGCACGCCCGCGGCGGTGGTCGCTCCCCTGATGCTGGCCCTCGGCTTCCCCGCGATGGCGGCCGTGATGGCGGGCCTCATCATCCAGTCCACCCCGGTGAGCTTCGGTGCCGTCGGCACCCCCATGATCACCGGCGTCGGCACGGGCCTCGCAGGCACCGACGGCGCCTTCGTGCCCAACGTCCAGGCGAGGGCGGACGAGCTCGGCCTGGACCACGCCGGCTTCGTGGCCCACACGGCCACCCAGGTCGCGACGATCCACGCGATCGTCGGGATCCTGGTGCCGCTCTTCCTCGTCTGCCTCATGACAGGCTTCTTCGGCGAGAAGCGCAGCTTCCGTGCCGGTCTGGCAGTCGCACCGTTCACCGTCTACGCGGCCCTCGCCATGATCGTCCCCTACGTCACCGTCGCGTACGTGCTCGGTCCCGAGTTCCCGTCGATGATCGGAGGCTTCCTCGGCCTCGTCCTGGTGATGTACACGTCCTCCAAGGGCTTCCTCATGCCCAAGGACGTCTGGGACTTCCCGCCCCGCGAGCGCTGGAGCGACCGGTGGATGGGTTCGGTGAACCCCGACGCCGAGGCCGCCACGCTGACCAAGAAGATGCCGATCGCCCTGGCATGGAGCCCGTACGTCATCGTCGCGGCGCTGCTGCTGCTGACCCGCAACGTCCCCACGGTCAAGGCGTTCCTGACCGGCCCGGCCGTCATCAAGGTCAACGACATCTTCGGGTCCGGGATCTCCCAGAACATGGACCTCATCTACTCCCCCGGCGCGATCTTCCTGCTGGCCTGCCTGGTCACCTACGTCCTGCACCGGATGACCGGCAAGCAGATCGCCGCCTCGTGGAAGGTGGCGAGCGGACAGCTGGCCGGGGCGGCCGTCGCCCTCCTGTGCGCACTTCCGCTCGTGCGCATCTTCATCAACTCCGGCGGTGACTACAACGGCGCCGGGTACGACTCGATGCCCATCACCCTCGCCGAGGCAGCCGCCAACGTCACCGGGGAGAACTGGCCGATCCTCGCGCCGTTCATCGGTGCTCTCGGCGCCTTCGTCGCCGGGTCGAACACCGTGTCCAACATGATGTTCGCCCTCTTCCAGTTCTCCACCGGCGAGGGCATCGGGGCCTCCAGCCCCGAGACCGTGGTGGCGATCCAGGCCGTCGGTGGCGCCGCCGGCAACATGGTGGCGGTCCACAACGTCGTCGCGGCGGCCGCCACCGTCGGCCTGCTCGGCCGGGAGGGCGACCTCATCCGCAAGACGATCATCCCGATGACGTACTACTGCCTGGCAGCTGGGTCCATCGGGTACATGTGGATCTTCGGCATCGGGCTCAACGCCGGGCTGATCGTCTTCCTCGCCGTGCTGGTTGCCCTGGCGGTCACGGCGTGGAAGATCGCGACGAAGACCGACGCACCGAACCCGGAGCTGCAGCTCGTCAAGGCCTGA
- the bcp gene encoding thioredoxin-dependent thiol peroxidase: protein MTKLNPGDTAPDFTLPTADGRTVSLAELRSSAGSGVIVYFYPKAATPGCTTEACDFRDNLASLAGAGYAVVGISADPIEDLRAFADAEQLTFPLASDADHAVADAYGTWGPKTFDGRTFDGVHRSTFVVDTDGTVRAAYYDVQAQGHVAALRESLVAV, encoded by the coding sequence ATGACGAAGCTGAACCCCGGCGACACCGCCCCCGACTTCACCCTGCCGACCGCCGACGGCAGGACCGTCTCGCTCGCCGAGCTGCGCTCGAGCGCCGGCAGCGGCGTGATCGTGTACTTCTACCCCAAGGCGGCCACCCCGGGCTGCACCACCGAGGCCTGCGACTTCCGTGACAACCTGGCCTCCCTCGCGGGGGCGGGCTACGCCGTCGTGGGTATCTCGGCGGACCCGATCGAGGACCTGCGGGCCTTCGCCGACGCCGAGCAGCTGACCTTCCCGCTCGCCTCCGACGCCGACCACGCCGTCGCCGACGCCTACGGCACCTGGGGCCCGAAGACGTTCGACGGACGCACCTTCGACGGCGTGCACCGCTCCACCTTCGTCGTGGACACGGACGGGACCGTCCGCGCCGCCTACTACGACGTGCAGGCCCAGGGGCACGTCGCCGCCCTGCGCGAGTCGCTCGTCGCCGTCTGA
- a CDS encoding FAD-binding oxidoreductase: MAARTGAAAAHQGDARAAGLDLTALARSLDGAGEVREAGPDDVVDGVPAAAVARPTTVEGVSAVLREATAQGMVTVARGAGTALTWGCPPERADLLLDTTGLDRLVEHEAGDLVVVAEAGLALRDLQEHVGRAGQELVADVPRERLEGGSTVGGALATGASGPRRLQRLALRDLVLGTTVVLADGTVATSGGKVVKNVAGYDLAKLMTGSFGTLGVVVRAAFRLHPVRPDRAFVLRTGPLEEVADLARAVVASQLAPAAVELDRPAGSDEASLAVLLEGTGDAVAARAADTAALVGGAVGEEPSWWGRLPGGDSLAKATATLVGVKDLLLAARAAEQAHGAAVALRGSAVGVLHAGVTAPGAGALAGVVAGLRAAAPSPREGTVTVLTVPAELREGLDVWGPVGGLDLMRSIKERLDPGRNLAPGRFVGGI; this comes from the coding sequence ATGGCCGCGCGAACCGGCGCGGCCGCCGCCCACCAGGGCGACGCCCGGGCCGCCGGCCTGGACCTGACGGCCCTGGCCCGAAGCCTCGACGGCGCCGGCGAGGTCCGCGAGGCCGGCCCGGACGACGTCGTCGACGGCGTCCCCGCGGCGGCCGTCGCCCGGCCAACCACGGTCGAGGGAGTGTCCGCGGTCCTTCGCGAGGCCACCGCCCAGGGCATGGTCACGGTCGCACGGGGCGCGGGCACCGCGCTGACGTGGGGCTGCCCGCCCGAGCGGGCCGACCTGCTCCTCGACACCACCGGGCTCGACCGGCTGGTCGAGCACGAGGCGGGCGACCTCGTCGTCGTCGCCGAGGCGGGCCTGGCCCTGCGCGACCTGCAGGAGCACGTCGGCCGGGCCGGGCAGGAGCTCGTCGCCGACGTCCCGCGCGAGCGCCTCGAGGGCGGCTCCACCGTCGGCGGGGCGCTGGCGACCGGTGCCTCCGGCCCCCGGCGCCTCCAGCGGCTGGCGCTGCGCGACCTGGTGCTGGGCACCACCGTCGTGCTCGCCGACGGCACCGTCGCGACGTCGGGCGGCAAGGTCGTCAAGAACGTGGCCGGGTACGACCTGGCCAAGCTGATGACCGGTTCCTTCGGCACGCTCGGCGTCGTCGTCCGCGCCGCGTTCCGCCTGCACCCGGTGCGCCCGGACCGCGCGTTCGTCCTGCGCACCGGCCCGCTGGAGGAGGTCGCGGACCTCGCCCGCGCCGTCGTCGCCTCCCAGCTGGCGCCCGCCGCCGTCGAGCTCGACCGACCCGCCGGCAGCGACGAGGCCAGCCTCGCGGTGCTCCTCGAGGGCACCGGCGACGCCGTCGCCGCCCGCGCCGCCGACACGGCCGCCCTCGTGGGCGGGGCCGTGGGGGAGGAGCCGTCCTGGTGGGGGCGCCTGCCCGGGGGCGACAGCCTGGCCAAGGCGACGGCGACCCTCGTCGGGGTGAAGGACCTGCTCCTGGCGGCGCGTGCCGCCGAGCAGGCCCACGGCGCGGCCGTCGCGCTACGCGGCTCCGCCGTCGGCGTGCTCCACGCGGGCGTGACCGCGCCCGGCGCCGGGGCCCTGGCGGGTGTCGTCGCCGGGCTGCGGGCCGCCGCCCCGAGCCCCCGGGAGGGGACGGTGACCGTGCTGACGGTGCCGGCCGAGCTGCGTGAGGGGCTCGACGTGTGGGGCCCGGTCGGCGGGCTCGACCTCATGCGCAGCATCAAGGAACGACTGGACCCCGGCCGGAACCTCGCGCCCGGCCGCTTCGTGGGAGGCATCTGA
- a CDS encoding glycerate kinase: MKVLLAPDKFKGSLTAADVAAHLAAGLRRALPGVEVDELPVADGGEGTVEAALAAGFTPVGLAATGPLGERVDTRYAVRGSTAVIEMAAVTGLEMVEPDDATARTATSRGLGELVAHALDHGATTLVVGVGGSASTDGGAGMLAALGARLTGPDGELADGGDALRAVTSVDLSGLHPRLATAELVLASDVDNPLLGANGAAAVYGPQKGADPAAVADLEAGLAAWVDVLERAGVDRARERAGAPGAGAAGGVGYACLLLGATRRPGVEVVLDLTGFDRRLAGVDLVVTGEGSLDEQSLAGKTPMGVADAAATHAVPTVAVCGRTTLTPEQARDAGIEAVHALTDIEPDVRRCISHAGELLEQLAARVAAPLLAPRHETVDS, translated from the coding sequence ATGAAGGTGCTCCTCGCCCCTGACAAGTTCAAGGGGTCCCTCACCGCGGCCGACGTCGCCGCGCACCTGGCGGCCGGCCTGCGCCGTGCGCTCCCGGGCGTCGAGGTCGACGAGCTGCCCGTGGCGGACGGGGGCGAGGGCACCGTCGAGGCGGCCCTGGCGGCCGGCTTCACCCCGGTGGGGCTGGCCGCCACGGGCCCGCTGGGCGAGCGGGTCGACACCCGGTACGCGGTGCGCGGGTCGACCGCGGTCATCGAGATGGCCGCCGTCACCGGCCTGGAGATGGTCGAGCCCGACGACGCGACGGCCCGCACCGCCACGTCGCGCGGCCTCGGCGAGCTCGTGGCCCACGCGCTCGACCACGGCGCGACCACCCTGGTGGTCGGCGTGGGCGGCTCCGCCAGCACCGACGGCGGGGCCGGCATGCTCGCCGCGCTCGGGGCCCGGCTCACCGGCCCCGACGGGGAGCTCGCAGACGGCGGGGACGCGCTGCGCGCCGTCACCTCCGTCGATCTCTCCGGCCTCCACCCACGCCTGGCGACGGCGGAGCTCGTGCTGGCCTCCGACGTCGACAACCCCCTGCTCGGGGCCAACGGCGCCGCCGCCGTGTACGGGCCCCAGAAGGGCGCCGACCCGGCCGCCGTCGCCGACCTCGAGGCGGGCCTCGCCGCGTGGGTCGACGTCCTGGAGCGCGCGGGCGTCGACCGGGCGCGCGAGCGCGCCGGCGCTCCCGGGGCGGGCGCCGCCGGGGGAGTGGGCTACGCCTGCCTGCTCCTCGGCGCCACCCGGCGCCCCGGCGTCGAGGTCGTGCTCGACCTCACCGGCTTCGACCGCCGGCTCGCCGGCGTCGACCTCGTCGTCACCGGCGAGGGCAGCCTCGACGAGCAGTCGCTGGCCGGCAAGACTCCCATGGGGGTGGCCGACGCTGCCGCGACCCACGCCGTACCGACCGTGGCGGTGTGCGGACGCACCACGCTCACGCCCGAGCAGGCCCGGGACGCCGGCATCGAGGCCGTGCACGCCCTGACCGACATCGAGCCCGACGTGAGGCGCTGCATCTCCCACGCCGGCGAGCTCCTGGAGCAGCTCGCCGCGCGGGTAGCCGCCCCGCTGCTGGCCCCCCGACACGAAACGGTGGACTCATGA
- the glcF gene encoding glycolate oxidase subunit GlcF produces the protein MTVETPKGQMGDAQPAQAGTTLPDVLGMAAFDDHHPPARDLIDDCVHCGFCLPACPTYTLWGEEMDSPRGRIYLMKQGLEGEPMSPSMVQHIDRCLGCMACVTACPSGVQYDKLIEATRQQVERRGSQHRSLADRALREGIFQLFPRPGRLRLVRGPLALYQKSGLSRLVRGSKVLEKISPTLATMEAIAPPIERRVRIPAYLPAKGQRRMTVGLLLGCVQREFYPGVNAATVRVLNMEGCDVVTPPTQGCCGALSVHAGREDEGLRYARNLIDTFSESGVERIVVNSAGCGSTMKDYAHLLADDPAYAERARAFSEKVRDISEILVELGPVAPRHPLPVTIAYHDACHLSHAQKVRSQPRQLLRGIPGLTIKEIAEGDLCCGSAGIYNLVNPGPARELGDRKATNVAATEAELLVTSNPGCLLQITDALGRQGKHISTAHMILVLDASLLGKDVDTLLQEAPSATRPAAPEPEPTTPEARSGGCACGKPGGCGG, from the coding sequence ATGACCGTCGAGACGCCCAAGGGCCAGATGGGGGACGCGCAGCCGGCCCAGGCGGGCACCACGCTGCCCGACGTGCTCGGGATGGCCGCCTTCGACGACCACCACCCGCCCGCGCGGGACCTGATCGACGACTGCGTGCACTGCGGTTTCTGCCTGCCCGCGTGCCCCACCTACACCCTGTGGGGCGAGGAGATGGACTCCCCGCGTGGGCGCATCTACCTCATGAAGCAGGGCCTCGAGGGCGAGCCGATGAGCCCCTCCATGGTCCAGCACATCGACAGGTGCCTTGGCTGCATGGCCTGCGTGACGGCCTGCCCGTCCGGCGTGCAGTACGACAAGCTCATCGAGGCGACCCGCCAGCAGGTCGAGCGGCGGGGCTCCCAGCACCGGTCGCTGGCCGACCGTGCCCTGCGCGAGGGAATCTTCCAGCTCTTCCCGCGGCCCGGCCGGCTGCGCCTCGTGCGCGGCCCGCTGGCGCTGTACCAGAAGAGCGGGCTGAGCCGGCTCGTGCGCGGCTCGAAGGTGCTCGAGAAGATCTCGCCCACCCTCGCGACCATGGAGGCGATCGCGCCGCCGATCGAGCGCCGGGTGAGGATCCCCGCCTACCTGCCCGCCAAGGGGCAGCGGCGCATGACCGTCGGGCTCCTGCTGGGCTGCGTGCAGCGCGAGTTCTACCCCGGCGTCAACGCCGCCACCGTGCGGGTGCTGAACATGGAGGGCTGCGACGTCGTCACCCCGCCGACGCAGGGCTGCTGCGGCGCGCTGTCGGTCCACGCCGGCCGGGAGGACGAGGGGCTGCGTTACGCACGCAACCTCATCGACACCTTCTCCGAGTCCGGCGTCGAGCGCATCGTCGTCAACTCCGCCGGCTGCGGCTCCACCATGAAGGACTACGCCCACCTGCTGGCTGACGACCCGGCCTACGCCGAGCGCGCCCGTGCCTTCTCGGAGAAGGTCCGCGACATCTCCGAGATCCTCGTCGAGCTGGGGCCGGTGGCCCCGCGCCACCCGCTGCCGGTGACCATCGCCTACCACGACGCCTGCCACCTCTCGCACGCGCAGAAGGTCCGCTCCCAGCCGCGCCAGCTGCTCCGCGGGATCCCCGGCCTGACGATCAAGGAGATCGCCGAGGGTGACCTGTGCTGCGGGTCCGCCGGCATCTACAACCTCGTCAACCCCGGCCCCGCGCGCGAGCTCGGAGACCGCAAGGCCACGAACGTCGCCGCCACCGAGGCGGAGCTGCTCGTCACGTCCAACCCCGGGTGCCTGCTGCAGATCACCGACGCGCTCGGGCGTCAGGGCAAGCACATCTCGACCGCGCACATGATCCTCGTGCTCGACGCGTCGCTGCTGGGCAAGGACGTGGACACCCTCCTGCAGGAGGCGCCCTCCGCCACCCGGCCGGCCGCGCCAGAGCCGGAGCCGACGACGCCGGAGGCGCGCTCCGGCGGGTGCGCGTGCGGGAAGCCGGGCGGCTGCGGCGGCTGA
- the aceB gene encoding malate synthase A, translated as MGERYEEVLTPAALELIASLHRQLNARRLELLEARARRVADLANGGTLDFLAETAHIREDDSWQVAPPAPGLVDRRVEITGPTDRKMTINALNSGAKAWLADHEDANTPQWSAVVGGQLNLLDAINRTIDFTAENGKTYALKPDEELATIIVRPRGWHLPEKHILVDGEQTSGSLVDFALYIATAGLRQIEKGLGPYFYLPKMESHLEARLWNDAFNIAQDALGIPRGTVRATVLIETYPAAFEMEEILYELREHSSGLNAGRWDYMFSVIKSFRTRGKDFLLPDRNAVTMTVPFMRAYTELLVRTCHKRGAHAIGGMAAFIPSRDEEVNKAAFEKVRADKTREANDGFDGSWVAHPGMVEVCKEVFTSVLGDRPNQLDKKREDVHVTAAQLLDVASTPGEVTEAGLRNNISVGIQYLQAWLGGLGAVAIFNLMEDAATAEISRSQVWQWLHNDITLADTGHRVTRELIDRIVEEEIAKLPGDPADYEEARQTFLEVAVADEYADFLTLPAYERMA; from the coding sequence ATGGGCGAGCGGTACGAGGAGGTGCTGACCCCGGCGGCGCTGGAGCTGATCGCCTCGCTGCACCGGCAGCTGAACGCCCGTCGCCTCGAGCTCCTCGAGGCGCGCGCACGCCGCGTGGCGGACCTGGCGAACGGCGGCACCCTCGACTTCCTCGCCGAGACCGCGCACATCCGCGAGGACGACTCCTGGCAGGTCGCCCCGCCCGCCCCCGGCCTGGTCGACCGCCGCGTCGAGATCACCGGCCCCACCGACCGGAAGATGACGATCAACGCGCTGAACTCCGGCGCCAAGGCGTGGCTGGCCGACCACGAGGACGCCAACACCCCGCAGTGGAGCGCCGTGGTCGGCGGGCAGCTCAACCTGCTCGACGCCATCAACCGCACCATCGACTTCACCGCCGAGAACGGCAAGACCTACGCCCTGAAGCCGGACGAGGAGCTGGCCACGATCATCGTGCGCCCCCGCGGCTGGCACCTGCCGGAGAAGCACATCCTCGTCGACGGCGAGCAGACGTCCGGCTCCCTCGTCGACTTCGCGCTCTACATCGCCACCGCCGGCCTGCGGCAGATCGAGAAGGGCCTCGGCCCGTACTTCTACCTGCCGAAGATGGAGTCCCACCTCGAGGCGCGCCTGTGGAACGACGCGTTCAACATCGCCCAGGACGCGCTCGGCATCCCGCGCGGCACGGTGCGGGCCACCGTGCTCATCGAGACCTACCCCGCCGCGTTCGAGATGGAGGAGATCCTCTACGAGCTGCGCGAGCACTCCTCGGGCCTGAACGCCGGCCGCTGGGACTACATGTTCTCGGTCATCAAGTCCTTCCGGACGCGCGGCAAGGACTTCCTGCTGCCCGACCGCAACGCCGTGACGATGACCGTGCCGTTCATGCGCGCCTACACCGAGCTGCTCGTGCGCACCTGCCACAAGCGCGGCGCCCACGCGATCGGCGGCATGGCGGCCTTCATCCCCAGCAGGGACGAGGAGGTCAACAAGGCCGCGTTCGAGAAGGTGCGCGCGGACAAGACCCGCGAGGCGAACGACGGCTTCGACGGCTCCTGGGTGGCCCACCCGGGCATGGTCGAGGTCTGCAAGGAGGTCTTCACCTCCGTGCTCGGTGACCGCCCCAACCAGCTCGACAAGAAGCGCGAGGACGTCCACGTCACCGCCGCCCAGCTCCTCGACGTCGCCAGCACGCCGGGCGAGGTCACGGAGGCGGGCCTGCGCAACAACATCTCCGTGGGCATCCAGTACCTGCAGGCGTGGCTCGGAGGCCTGGGCGCCGTCGCCATCTTCAACCTCATGGAGGACGCCGCGACGGCGGAGATCTCACGCTCGCAGGTCTGGCAGTGGCTGCACAACGACATCACGCTCGCCGACACCGGCCACCGGGTCACCCGCGAGCTCATCGACCGGATCGTCGAGGAGGAGATCGCCAAGCTCCCCGGTGACCCGGCCGACTACGAGGAGGCGCGGCAGACCTTCCTCGAGGTCGCCGTCGCCGACGAGTACGCGGACTTCCTCACCCTGCCGGCGTACGAGCGCATGGCCTGA
- the allB gene encoding allantoinase AllB → MNASDLTALRPLDAAAVQHDLVVRAARAVTPEGVRPVEVGVKDGVISAVEPLGAGLAAATVLDLAEDEVLLPGLVDSHVHVNEPGRTEWEGFESATRAAAAGGVTTIVDMPLNSVPPTTDVPALEAKRAEARRTAYVDVGFWGGAVPGNTADLRPLHDEGVFGFKCFLIDSGVPEFGHLEPEELERDLAEIARFDGLMIVHAEDPAVIGSAPHAHGPRYADFLASRPRQAEEQAIATVIEAARRTGARVHILHLSDAAALPMIAAARAEGVRLTVETCPHYLTLTAEEVADGATAFKCCPPIREEANRDALWQGLLDGTIDIVVTDHSPSTLDLKALDTGDFGVAWGGVASIQLGLAAVWTEARARGVGLEQVVRWMSAGPAALVGLRTKGAIAVGRQADLAVLAPEEEFEVDAARLHHRNPITPYAGRRLAGVVRRTLLRGQEIGAEPAGTLLRRGEA, encoded by the coding sequence ATGAACGCCTCCGACCTGACCGCCCTGCGCCCGCTCGACGCCGCCGCCGTGCAGCACGACCTGGTGGTCCGCGCCGCCCGCGCCGTCACCCCCGAGGGCGTGCGGCCCGTCGAGGTGGGTGTGAAGGACGGCGTCATCTCCGCCGTCGAGCCGCTCGGTGCCGGCCTCGCCGCAGCCACGGTGCTCGACCTTGCCGAGGACGAGGTCCTGCTGCCCGGCCTGGTGGACTCTCACGTGCACGTCAACGAGCCGGGCCGGACCGAGTGGGAGGGCTTCGAGTCCGCCACCCGGGCCGCGGCCGCCGGCGGCGTGACGACCATCGTCGACATGCCGCTCAACTCCGTGCCGCCCACCACCGACGTGCCGGCCCTCGAGGCCAAGCGGGCCGAGGCGCGCCGGACGGCCTACGTCGACGTCGGCTTCTGGGGCGGGGCCGTGCCCGGCAACACCGCCGACCTGCGCCCGCTGCACGACGAGGGCGTCTTCGGGTTCAAGTGCTTCCTCATCGACTCCGGGGTGCCCGAGTTCGGGCACCTCGAGCCGGAGGAGCTGGAGCGCGACCTGGCGGAGATCGCCCGGTTCGACGGCCTCATGATCGTCCACGCCGAGGACCCCGCCGTCATCGGCTCCGCGCCCCACGCCCACGGCCCGCGCTACGCCGACTTCCTCGCCTCCCGCCCGCGCCAGGCGGAGGAGCAGGCCATCGCCACGGTCATCGAGGCCGCGCGCCGCACCGGGGCCCGCGTCCACATCCTCCATCTGTCCGACGCCGCCGCGCTGCCCATGATCGCCGCGGCCCGCGCCGAGGGGGTGCGGCTCACGGTCGAGACCTGCCCGCACTACCTCACCCTCACGGCCGAGGAGGTCGCCGACGGCGCGACGGCGTTCAAGTGCTGCCCCCCCATCCGTGAGGAGGCCAACCGCGACGCGCTGTGGCAGGGCCTGCTGGACGGCACGATCGACATCGTGGTCACCGACCACTCGCCCTCGACCCTCGACCTCAAGGCTCTCGACACCGGCGACTTCGGCGTCGCGTGGGGCGGGGTGGCCTCGATCCAGCTCGGTCTCGCCGCGGTCTGGACGGAGGCCCGCGCACGCGGCGTCGGCCTCGAGCAGGTCGTGCGCTGGATGTCCGCCGGGCCCGCAGCGCTGGTGGGGCTGCGGACCAAGGGCGCCATCGCCGTCGGCAGGCAGGCGGACCTCGCGGTGCTCGCCCCGGAGGAGGAGTTCGAGGTGGACGCCGCCCGCCTCCACCACCGCAACCCCATCACCCCCTACGCCGGGCGACGGCTCGCCGGCGTCGTGCGCCGCACGCTGCTGCGCGGGCAGGAGATCGGCGCCGAGCCCGCGGGCACGCTGCTGCGCCGGGGCGAGGCCTGA
- a CDS encoding FAD-linked oxidase C-terminal domain-containing protein, which yields MTSTDTAAVPTGRAAADALGRVTAELSGALGAEQVITDRQRLRTYECDGLAQYKVVPGLVVLARDADDVAAAVGACARHGVPFVARGSGTGLSGGALPQAEGVLIVMSQMRQIREIDAANQRAVVDPGVINLALTRETTPDGYYFAPDPSSQSVCSIGGNVAENSGGAHCLKYGFTTNHVTGLDLVTPAGEHVEIGGKAPDPPGYDLLGALVGSEGTLGIVTEVTVRLTRLPQEVQTVLAGFRSTDDAGAATSAIIAAGVIPAAIEMMDALSIEAAEKAVACGYPAGAGAVLVVEVDGAAADVAGELAEVLRHCEANGAFETRIAADDVERALIWKGRKSAFAAVGRISPDYIVQDGVIPRTALPQVLRQIADLAAERGVRVANVFHAGDGNLHPLVLFDDAEEGAAERAEEVAGGILELCIANGGSITGEHGVGSDKARYMPKMFTEEDLDTMQAVRCAFDPDNISNPGKVFPTPRLCGERPGRRQGAHPLQEAGLAEVF from the coding sequence ATGACGTCCACCGACACCGCCGCCGTGCCCACCGGCAGGGCGGCCGCCGACGCCCTCGGCCGCGTCACCGCCGAGCTCTCCGGCGCGCTCGGCGCGGAGCAGGTGATCACCGACCGTCAGCGCCTGCGCACGTACGAGTGCGACGGGCTGGCCCAGTACAAGGTTGTCCCGGGACTCGTGGTGCTCGCGCGCGACGCCGACGACGTGGCCGCCGCGGTCGGTGCGTGCGCCCGGCACGGGGTCCCGTTCGTGGCCCGCGGCTCCGGGACCGGCCTGTCCGGCGGGGCCCTGCCGCAGGCGGAGGGCGTCCTGATCGTCATGTCGCAGATGCGGCAGATCAGGGAGATCGACGCCGCCAACCAGCGGGCCGTCGTCGACCCGGGCGTCATCAACCTGGCGCTCACCCGCGAGACCACCCCGGACGGCTACTACTTCGCCCCGGACCCCTCCAGCCAGTCGGTGTGCTCCATCGGCGGCAACGTCGCCGAGAACTCCGGCGGCGCGCACTGCCTGAAGTACGGCTTCACCACCAACCACGTGACGGGGCTGGACCTGGTGACGCCCGCCGGCGAGCACGTGGAGATCGGCGGCAAGGCGCCCGACCCGCCCGGCTACGACCTGCTCGGCGCCCTCGTCGGCTCCGAGGGCACCCTCGGCATCGTCACCGAGGTCACCGTCCGCCTGACCCGGCTGCCGCAGGAGGTCCAGACGGTCCTGGCGGGCTTCCGCTCCACGGACGACGCCGGAGCCGCCACCTCCGCCATCATCGCCGCCGGCGTCATCCCGGCCGCGATCGAGATGATGGACGCCCTGTCCATCGAGGCCGCCGAGAAGGCGGTCGCCTGCGGGTACCCCGCGGGCGCCGGGGCGGTGCTGGTCGTCGAGGTCGACGGCGCGGCCGCCGACGTCGCCGGCGAGCTGGCCGAGGTGCTGCGCCACTGCGAGGCGAACGGCGCCTTCGAGACGCGCATCGCCGCCGACGACGTCGAGCGCGCCCTGATCTGGAAGGGCCGCAAGTCGGCCTTCGCGGCCGTCGGCCGGATCAGCCCCGACTACATCGTCCAGGACGGGGTCATCCCCCGCACCGCCCTGCCCCAGGTGCTGCGCCAGATCGCCGACCTCGCCGCCGAGCGCGGGGTGCGGGTGGCCAACGTCTTCCACGCCGGGGACGGCAACCTCCACCCGCTGGTGCTCTTCGACGACGCCGAGGAGGGCGCCGCCGAGCGTGCCGAGGAGGTCGCCGGCGGCATCCTCGAGCTGTGCATCGCCAACGGCGGCTCCATCACCGGCGAGCACGGCGTGGGCTCCGACAAGGCCAGGTACATGCCGAAGATGTTCACCGAGGAGGACCTCGACACCATGCAGGCCGTGCGCTGCGCGTTCGACCCCGACAACATCTCGAACCCGGGCAAGGTCTTCCCCACCCCGCGCCTGTGCGGGGAGCGGCCCGGGCGGCGCCAGGGCGCCCACCCGCTGCAGGAGGCCGGACTGGCGGAGGTCTTCTGA